GTGGGACTTCAAGGCCAACAAGACGTCGCTGCCGCCGGGCCTGACCACGCCGGACGACAAGACGCTGCGCTTCGAGTTCGCCAAGCCGCACTGCGACCTGCCGTTCGCCGCGTCGCTGCCGTCGACCGCGCCGCTGCCGCCGGCCAAGGACACCGGTGTCGACCTGGACGGCGCGCCGTTCTCGTCCGGGCCGTACAAGCTGACCAAGAACACCGCCGGTGTCGAGCTGGTCTTCGAGAAGAACGAGCACTGGGACCCGGCCACCGACCCGGTGCGCCACCAGTACCCGGACAAGTTCGTCTGGCAGTTCGGCCCGGACGCCACCGCGCAGACCGACCGGATCATCGCCGACGGTGCCGACGCCGCGACGCTGGGCTGGAACGGCGTGGCCACCTCCCGGGTGGCGAAGGTGTCCGGTGACAGCGCGCTCAAGGGCCGCACGCTGCTGGAGCCGACGCCGAGCGCGAACCGGCTCACCATCAACACCCAGCGGGTCACCGACCTGGCCGTGCGCCAGGCGCTCAACTACGCGATCGACCGCGAGGGCCTGATCAAGGCGCTGGGCGGCGACTACGTCGCGTCCCCGATGACCACCCTGATGCCGCCGTCGACCCTGGGCTTCAAGTCGTTCGACGTGTACCCGGCGGGCAAGAACGGCGACGTCGAGAAGGCCAAGGCGACGCTGGCTGGCAAGACCCCGGAGCTGGTGCTGGTCATCAGTGACGGCTCGGGCGACCAGGAGATCGGCACCCAGCTGAAGAACAACCTGGAGAAGGCCGGCTTCAAGATCACGGTCCGCACCACCCCCTCGGACAGCAAGCTGGACGAGACCAAGAAGAAGGACAACGACTGGGACCTGTACCTGGACTCCTGGGCGGCGGACTGGCCGAGCGGCGCGGCGATCCTGCCGGTGCTCTTCGACGGCCGCAGCATCAAGCCGGAGGGCAACACCAACACGTCCTACATCAACAACGACGCGATCAACGCGGAGTTCGACCGCGTGCTGGCGCTCGACCCGGCCAAGCAGGCCGAGGAGTGGGCGAAGATCGACGAGCGGATCATGAAGGAGCTCGCCCCGGCGGTGCCCCTCTACGCCGACGTCGCCTTCTACATCCACGGCACCAAGGTGGGCGGTCTCTACATCGACAGCATCTTCGGCTACCCCGCCTTCACCCGCGCGTTCGTCAAGCAGTGAGGTGACCCCCTCACCCGGCGATCTTGCACGGACGGTGGGTACGACACGCCCCAAAAGGGCATAACGGCAACACTTCACGCAAGATCGCCAGAGCCGGGCTCCCGCGGAAACTTCCGAGGGGCCCGGCTCCTTCGTTACGGCCGTACCGTGACCTGCTGACCGTGGGTGCAGTTTCCCCGAAACTGCGGGGCCGGCGGGGTGGGCGGTGTCCGTCCCGGAGTCAGGACGGGATGGTGGTGGGGGCGGTTTCCTGGATGACGACGGTGGGTGGGAGGTCGTCCAGGGTGTGGCGGGCGTAGATCTCGCTGTCCAGCTCGCGCGGGCCCAGGTAGCGCTCGGCCAGCGGGGGCGGGAGCGCCGACCAGTCCCAGGGCTCCACCGCGACCGCCGCGCGCACCGTGTCCGGGCGGCGGGCCGCCAGCATCGCGGCCAGCCAGCCGCCGAAGCCGCTGCCGTACGCCGTGACGCGGGTGAGGTCCAGGTCCGAGTGCTTGTCGGCGATGATCCGCAGCGCCTCGGCGTGATCGGCGACGGCCAGGTCCGCGACCCGGCGGTGGGTCACCTTCTCGAAGCTCGGCGACACCCCGATCGTGCCCCGCCCGTCCACCAGCACCACCGCGAACCCGGCCTCGGCCCAGTGCCGGGCCTGCGTGAACGCCTCGTGATCGTTGCGCACCTGCTGCGCGGTGGGCGTGTCCGGCAGGCACAGCAGCACCGGCAGCCGCCGGCCGAAGACGTGTCCCGGCGGGTACAGCACGGCCGTCGGCAGCCGCCGGTCGGTGACCCGGTCCAGGGTCGGGCGGTTCGTGGTCGCGGGCACCGGGCGGCGCGGGGTCAGCTCGGTGACCATGTTGCCGGCGTGCCACACGGTGAGCTGCACGCCTTCGTCGTCCAGGCTGCGGAACCCGGTCACCACCGTGTCCCCGCCGCAGGCGGCGCTGTGCCAGCCCGGGGCACTGGTGAGCCGGTGCACCACCATGCCGCCGCTGGTGCTGCTGCGTACGCGGAACAGGTGCTGCTCGGCGGGCTCGCCCTCGCTCGCCTCGATGAGCAGGTCGCCCAGCTCGCCACCGGCCGAGCCGGGGCCGAGGCGGCCCACGACGCGCCGGACGTACAGGTTGGGCGGGGTGAGCAGGGTGCCGTCGGCGAACAGGCAGCGCGCGTCGTACCCGTCGTGGGAGATCTCGCCGCCGACCAGCACCCGGCCGTCGGCGAGGTGGCGCGGCGTACCGGCGATGGGGTTGACCCAGCGCGGGTCGGCCAGCTCGGCGTGCACCTGGGTCTCCCCGGTGCGCCGGTCGACCGCCAGCACCAGGCCGTGCCCCTGCGAGCGGCGCAGCGCGGTGATCAGGGGGCCGCCGTCGGCCCAGCGCACCGCGCCGAGGTACGGGTAGATCTCGCGGTCCCAGTGCACGTCGACCCAGCCGCCGTCGAGGTCGAGCAGGTGCAGTGACACCTGGTCGCCGCTGCGCCGGGTGGCCAGCACGCTCTCCCCGTCGGGGGACCACCACCAGCCCGAACCCCGGCCGAAGTACGCGGCGTAGGGGTCGGTCTCGCCCCAGCGGACCCCGTCCGGCTCCCCGGCCAGCAGGTCGTCGCCGTCGGCGGACACCACCCGCAGCGTGCCCTCGTACAGGTACGCGATGCGCCGCCCGGTCGGATCGGGCCGCGCCGCGCGCACCGGGCCGGGCGTGGTCAGGGCGGTGACGCCGTCGGTGTCGGCCCGGAACAGGCGGCCGGCCGAGGTCCAGGTCACCACGGTGCCCGTGCGGTCCAGGGCGAAGTCGTCCACGTCCTCGGCCACGGTCCGGGACCGGTGGCCGAGCGGCTCGTCGATGTCGAGTACGCGATCGTGCAGGTGCCCCACCCGAAGGCCGTCAGCACTGACGGCGATGCGGTGGCCAGGCCCCGGCCCGTCAGGCTGCTGCGCCTCCATGGCCGCGATGCTATCGACGCGGGAGGTCGGCGCGTGGCGGTTTGCCTGATGCGGGCTAGAGTGACCGGGTGGCTCGCAGCATTATGTTCGTGCACGCGCATCCCGACGACGAGTCGATCGGCACCGGCGCGACCATGGCCCACTACGCCGCGACGGGCGCGCACGTCACCCTGGTGACCTGCACCCTGGGCGAGGAGGGCGAGATCCACGTGCCGGACCTGGCCCAGCTGGAGGCGGCGCAGGCCGACCAGCTCGGCGGCTACCGGCTCACCGAGCTGCGGCAGGCGCTGGCGGCGCTCGGCCCGATCGACCACCGGATGCTCGGCGGCGCGGGCCGCTACCGCGACTCGGGCATGATGGGCACCCCGGCCAACGAGCACAAGCGCGCGTTCTGGGGCGCGGACCTCGACGAGGCCGCCGACCACCTGCTCAAGATCATGGACGAGGTGCGCCCGCAGGTCGTCGTCACGTACGACCCGAACGGCTTCTACGGCCACCCGGACCACATCCAGGCGCACCGGGTCGCCATGCGCGCGTCGGAGCTGGCCGCCGAGCGCGGCTTCGGCCCCGCCAAGATCTACTGGACCGCGATGCCGCTGAGCGTGCTCAAGGCGGGCGTCGAGGCGCTGCGCGACTCGACGGACAACCCGTTCGCGGCGGTCACCGACGTGTCCGAGTTCCCGTTCGGCACGCCGGACGACGAGGTCGCCGCCTGCATCGACGGCTCCGACTTCCACGACGCCAAGGTCGCGGCGCTGAGGGCACACGCCACCCAGATCCCGGACACGTCCTGGCTCTACTCCATCGCCGGCAACTTCGGCCAGGAGTTCATGGGCGTCGAGCACTACACGCTCGCGGTGGGCGAGCGCGGGCGCGGCGACGGCCCGTACGGCTGGGAGACGGATCTGTTCGCCGGACTGCCGGAGTGAAGCTGCTGGATCTCGCATTGCGCGGGATCGGGGCGCTGCTCGCGGTCTTCCTCGGGGGCATGACCGCGCTGCTGGAGGCCGTGTACACGCCGTACCGGATCGGCGGCTGGCCCGCGCTGTGGCTGCCGCCGCTGGCGTTCGGCGTCAGCCTGCTGCTGGGCTGGTTCGCGCGCACCGTGACCGGCACGGTCTGGGGCTGGTGGCTGGCCGCGGTGCCGTGGTTCCTGGTGATGGTGTTCGCGGTGGGCGGCACCCAGGAGGGCGACCAGATCGCCGCGACCTGGCTCGGCCTGCTGGTGCTGGCGGCCGGCGGCATCGGCTTCGTCGGCCCCGCCGCCTACCGGGCGGGCCGCGCGACGACCGCGCCCGCCGCCCGGCGGCCGGCCGTGCAGCCGCTGGGCGACGGGGCGCACCGCTAGCGGCTCAGCGCGTCGAGCCGCTCGGCCGCGTTCTGGTATGCCGTCGCGGGAACCCGTTCGGTGCTGGTGAACGGCCGCTCGATCTGGTGGATGGTGAACAGCAGCAACGTGATCATCCCGGCCACCGCGCTGGTCATCGCGAGCTGCGTTCCGATGTGGTCGAACCGGAAGAACAGGATCGGCATCCCCGCCAGCAGCGCCCCGAACAGCAGCGCGAACCAGGTCACCTCGCCGATCCGCTTGTCCGCCAGGGCGAGCCGGTCCTCCCGGGCCTGCATCACGGCGTGCACCGCCGCCCCCGCCGACTCACCCTCGTCAGTGGACACCGGCAGCTGCGCGGACACCGTACGCAGCTCGTTGAGCATGGTCCAGCCCTGGTCGCCGACGGGCCGTCCGTCGCGCAGCCGCGGCAGCTCCCGGTCGATGATCTCCTGAAGATAGGCGCGCGAGACGGTCTGGACGCGCGCCCGCACCTCCGGCGGCCCGGCGTCGGCTGCCCACGCCACCGACTGCACCGCCTGCGCCTCGCGGTATGTGGCGTCGCGCGCGTCGTTGCCGATCTGCCACACGTCGATGAACACGAACGCGGCGACGACGGCGTACAGCGTGCCGGTCATCGAGAAGACCACGCTGAGCACGTCGTGGGTGTCGGCACGGCGGTCCGGCGGCCAGGAGCGGCGGATCAGCGCGACCGCGAGCGCGGCGAGACCGCAGACCCCGAGAAACCACAACAAGCCGCTCGCGTACGCGCGCATCGCGCCTCCCGGAAGTCCAGTCTGCCCAAACGTGACGTTTGGGGCTATACAGGATGCTATGCGTGCGACGTCCAGATATCGACCCCTCGTTGCCGGGCTGC
The Catellatospora sp. IY07-71 DNA segment above includes these coding regions:
- a CDS encoding ABC transporter substrate-binding protein, giving the protein MRTRAALAAGGALALVVGLSACTENTGGSSGVDPNRQSSGVIATDPKDSLGPAPEVPGAVKGGTLTILRETKISHLDPQRIYNFVGLNTAPLFARFLTTWKDDGKGKVTLVGDLAETPGVNVNNDCKVWEFKIKSGVKFEDGSPITSKEIAYGIARSFNPDLAGGPTYIQEWLADTAAFDTKWDFKANKTSLPPGLTTPDDKTLRFEFAKPHCDLPFAASLPSTAPLPPAKDTGVDLDGAPFSSGPYKLTKNTAGVELVFEKNEHWDPATDPVRHQYPDKFVWQFGPDATAQTDRIIADGADAATLGWNGVATSRVAKVSGDSALKGRTLLEPTPSANRLTINTQRVTDLAVRQALNYAIDREGLIKALGGDYVASPMTTLMPPSTLGFKSFDVYPAGKNGDVEKAKATLAGKTPELVLVISDGSGDQEIGTQLKNNLEKAGFKITVRTTPSDSKLDETKKKDNDWDLYLDSWAADWPSGAAILPVLFDGRSIKPEGNTNTSYINNDAINAEFDRVLALDPAKQAEEWAKIDERIMKELAPAVPLYADVAFYIHGTKVGGLYIDSIFGYPAFTRAFVKQ
- a CDS encoding prolyl oligopeptidase family serine peptidase; the encoded protein is MEAQQPDGPGPGHRIAVSADGLRVGHLHDRVLDIDEPLGHRSRTVAEDVDDFALDRTGTVVTWTSAGRLFRADTDGVTALTTPGPVRAARPDPTGRRIAYLYEGTLRVVSADGDDLLAGEPDGVRWGETDPYAAYFGRGSGWWWSPDGESVLATRRSGDQVSLHLLDLDGGWVDVHWDREIYPYLGAVRWADGGPLITALRRSQGHGLVLAVDRRTGETQVHAELADPRWVNPIAGTPRHLADGRVLVGGEISHDGYDARCLFADGTLLTPPNLYVRRVVGRLGPGSAGGELGDLLIEASEGEPAEQHLFRVRSSTSGGMVVHRLTSAPGWHSAACGGDTVVTGFRSLDDEGVQLTVWHAGNMVTELTPRRPVPATTNRPTLDRVTDRRLPTAVLYPPGHVFGRRLPVLLCLPDTPTAQQVRNDHEAFTQARHWAEAGFAVVLVDGRGTIGVSPSFEKVTHRRVADLAVADHAEALRIIADKHSDLDLTRVTAYGSGFGGWLAAMLAARRPDTVRAAVAVEPWDWSALPPPLAERYLGPRELDSEIYARHTLDDLPPTVVIQETAPTTIPS
- the mshB gene encoding N-acetyl-1-D-myo-inositol-2-amino-2-deoxy-alpha-D-glucopyranoside deacetylase, translating into MFVHAHPDDESIGTGATMAHYAATGAHVTLVTCTLGEEGEIHVPDLAQLEAAQADQLGGYRLTELRQALAALGPIDHRMLGGAGRYRDSGMMGTPANEHKRAFWGADLDEAADHLLKIMDEVRPQVVVTYDPNGFYGHPDHIQAHRVAMRASELAAERGFGPAKIYWTAMPLSVLKAGVEALRDSTDNPFAAVTDVSEFPFGTPDDEVAACIDGSDFHDAKVAALRAHATQIPDTSWLYSIAGNFGQEFMGVEHYTLAVGERGRGDGPYGWETDLFAGLPE